From a single Sphingobium lignivorans genomic region:
- a CDS encoding TonB-dependent receptor plug domain-containing protein — MAPRKAEIDQRSNINVSILRLGCAPRGTGRIRTWKGRSALKTDIDTIACGPRRALRVALLASCAGMTMLTLATPARAQDEAGQQASQDQAIVITGSRIVRRDYEANSPIVTVGSELLENSATGAIEQSLNKLPQFTPTLKNPTQGGDIQPTAQNTPGAATISLRGIGSNRNIVLVDGRRATPSNATMVVDINTIPSAAIDRVEIISGGASSTYGADAVGGVVNFIMKKNFQGLELDAQTAITQRGDNFEYQVSGIMGANFDDGRGNISLSFSMNERQDARQSNRRWYRDLWENPTITGTQFFPDRPGFNIGFDPEQAIPNAVLNSVMGVTGWTNNGVGSIIYTNPDGSAFAGFDTAGIAGVPANKVVDGLTYKKLSNGTLGKNFTDNYLIFPLERFNIYTRGNYEINDWIGVFAQGIFSKVKTTTVQEPSPLTGGWGVLVPYNSAAPQAGIPDSIVTLLNARANPNAPIDLRGLLPFNRGSETEVYTYNMIAGIEGRIPGSDWTFEIYGSHGESETSVLQTGFASLQRFRAVMSAPDFGRGFRSQGNAAFGGFGAATATCTSGLNPFMDPALISQDCIDAIKADIKTKAVMQQTVWEANFQGGLFNLPAGQVRAAVGATYRHNDYKFQNDTLTTQGTSFQEQALGLYPSGNSQGRIVAKEIYGELLIPLLSDLPLIRKLDLEVGARSSDYNTTGNSFTWKIQGDWQVTEWLRFRGGYNKAERAPNIAELYLAPEQTFAIAEGGDVCSLNSGLGWSANPARNSNWANVVGLCGQIMEASGDATADQQYWGVDYRTLAAAGSEAAARALVTMPQAAGQAFVFPTLAGNNSLRPEKADTWTAGMVIQSPFESAMLRRLRLTVDYYNIKVTDAIGAQTVDIAQRQCFDSAFNGSYDPSSPFCLGIDRNQTGALGNVVRTFFNNGRFQTSGIDAQLDWAFDLGPGTVNFNSIFNYLIEMKSAELDVLPLTEFAGTLGGTQNGLNGGMFRWKLLTTLGYTYGPVYLGLQWRHLPSVKSATAAQVPNTSVAGAPAYDLFNLQGSFAITRDATLRFGVDNLFDKAPPMINVDTAAVPPTLANGAYDSNNYDVIGRRFYIGAKFRF, encoded by the coding sequence ATGGCCCCACGCAAGGCCGAGATCGACCAACGGTCCAATATCAACGTGAGCATCCTCCGGCTGGGCTGCGCGCCGCGCGGGACGGGCCGGATCAGGACATGGAAGGGGAGAAGTGCCTTGAAGACGGATATCGATACCATTGCGTGCGGGCCTCGCCGGGCCCTGCGGGTCGCGCTGCTGGCAAGCTGCGCCGGGATGACCATGCTGACGCTGGCCACGCCGGCCCGCGCACAGGATGAAGCAGGGCAGCAGGCCAGCCAGGACCAGGCCATCGTCATCACCGGATCGCGCATCGTGCGCCGTGACTATGAAGCCAACAGCCCGATCGTCACCGTAGGTTCCGAACTGCTGGAGAACAGTGCCACCGGCGCCATCGAACAGAGTCTGAACAAGCTCCCGCAGTTCACGCCGACGCTCAAGAACCCGACCCAGGGCGGCGACATCCAGCCCACCGCGCAGAACACGCCCGGCGCGGCGACCATCTCGCTGCGCGGCATTGGCTCGAACCGCAACATCGTGCTGGTCGACGGCCGCCGCGCTACGCCCAGCAACGCGACGATGGTGGTGGACATCAACACCATTCCCTCCGCCGCCATCGATCGGGTTGAGATCATTTCGGGCGGTGCTTCATCCACTTACGGCGCGGACGCGGTTGGCGGCGTCGTCAACTTCATCATGAAGAAGAACTTCCAGGGACTGGAACTCGATGCCCAGACCGCGATCACGCAGCGGGGCGACAACTTCGAGTATCAGGTGTCCGGCATCATGGGCGCCAATTTCGACGATGGGCGCGGCAACATCAGCCTCTCCTTCTCGATGAACGAGCGCCAGGATGCCCGGCAGTCCAACCGCCGCTGGTATCGGGACCTGTGGGAGAACCCCACGATCACCGGCACGCAGTTCTTCCCCGACCGGCCGGGCTTCAACATCGGCTTCGACCCCGAGCAGGCCATTCCCAATGCAGTGCTGAACTCGGTGATGGGCGTCACCGGCTGGACCAACAACGGCGTCGGCTCGATCATATACACCAATCCGGACGGCTCGGCCTTCGCCGGCTTCGATACGGCGGGCATCGCGGGCGTACCGGCCAACAAGGTGGTCGACGGGCTGACCTACAAGAAGCTTTCCAACGGCACGCTCGGGAAGAACTTCACTGACAACTACCTGATCTTCCCGCTCGAGCGGTTCAACATCTACACGCGCGGCAATTACGAGATCAACGACTGGATCGGCGTGTTCGCACAGGGCATCTTCAGCAAGGTCAAGACGACGACCGTGCAGGAGCCCTCGCCGCTGACCGGCGGCTGGGGCGTGCTGGTCCCCTACAACTCTGCCGCGCCGCAGGCCGGCATTCCCGATTCGATTGTGACGCTGCTCAATGCGCGGGCCAATCCCAATGCGCCCATCGACCTGCGCGGCCTGTTGCCGTTCAATCGCGGATCGGAAACGGAAGTCTACACCTACAACATGATCGCCGGCATCGAGGGCCGCATCCCCGGTTCCGACTGGACCTTCGAGATCTATGGCTCACATGGCGAATCGGAAACGAGCGTGCTCCAGACCGGCTTCGCCTCGCTGCAGCGCTTCCGCGCCGTGATGTCCGCACCGGACTTCGGCAGAGGCTTCCGCTCGCAAGGCAACGCCGCGTTCGGCGGCTTCGGCGCGGCGACGGCGACCTGCACCAGCGGCCTCAATCCGTTCATGGACCCCGCGCTCATCTCGCAGGACTGCATCGACGCCATCAAGGCGGACATCAAGACCAAGGCCGTCATGCAGCAGACCGTCTGGGAAGCCAACTTCCAGGGCGGCCTGTTCAATCTGCCGGCGGGCCAGGTCCGCGCGGCGGTCGGCGCAACCTATCGCCACAACGACTACAAGTTCCAGAACGACACGCTCACCACGCAGGGCACATCCTTCCAGGAACAGGCGCTCGGCCTCTACCCGAGCGGCAATTCCCAAGGGCGGATCGTCGCCAAGGAAATCTATGGCGAGTTGCTCATCCCGCTGCTGTCCGACCTGCCATTGATCCGCAAGCTGGACCTCGAGGTCGGTGCCCGCTCCTCCGATTACAACACCACCGGCAACAGCTTCACCTGGAAGATCCAGGGCGACTGGCAAGTGACCGAGTGGCTGCGCTTCCGCGGCGGCTACAACAAGGCAGAGCGCGCGCCCAACATCGCGGAGCTGTATCTCGCGCCCGAGCAGACCTTCGCCATCGCGGAAGGCGGCGACGTCTGCTCGCTCAACAGCGGCCTCGGCTGGTCGGCGAACCCGGCCCGCAACAGCAACTGGGCCAATGTCGTGGGCCTGTGCGGCCAGATCATGGAAGCGTCCGGCGATGCCACCGCCGACCAGCAATATTGGGGCGTGGACTATCGCACCCTGGCCGCGGCTGGCAGCGAAGCAGCCGCACGCGCGCTGGTGACGATGCCGCAGGCAGCCGGCCAAGCCTTCGTCTTCCCGACGCTGGCAGGCAACAACAGCCTGCGCCCGGAAAAGGCGGACACCTGGACGGCCGGGATGGTGATCCAGTCGCCCTTCGAATCCGCGATGCTGCGGCGTCTCCGCCTCACGGTCGACTATTACAACATCAAGGTAACCGACGCGATCGGCGCCCAGACCGTCGACATCGCCCAGCGCCAGTGCTTCGATTCGGCCTTCAACGGCAGCTACGATCCCAGCTCGCCCTTCTGCCTCGGCATCGATCGCAACCAGACGGGCGCGCTCGGCAATGTGGTGCGCACCTTCTTCAACAATGGCCGGTTCCAGACCTCCGGCATCGATGCCCAGCTCGACTGGGCATTCGACCTCGGGCCGGGCACCGTGAATTTCAACAGCATCTTCAATTATCTGATCGAGATGAAATCCGCGGAGCTGGACGTGCTGCCGCTCACCGAGTTCGCCGGCACACTCGGCGGCACGCAGAACGGCCTCAATGGCGGCATGTTCCGCTGGAAGCTGCTCACCACGCTCGGCTACACCTACGGGCCGGTCTATCTCGGCCTGCAATGGCGGCACCTGCCCTCCGTCAAGTCCGCGACCGCGGCCCAGGTCCCCAACACCAGCGTCGCCGGCGCGCCGGCCTATGACCTGTTCAACCTGCAGGGGTCCTTCGCGATCACGCGGGATGCGACGCTCCGCTTCGGTGTCGACAATCTGTTCGACAAGGCACCGCCAATGATCAACGTCGATACGGCGGCGGTTCCTCCGACGCTGGCGAACGGCGCTTATGACAGCAACAATTACGACGTGATCGGTCGCCGCTTCTATATCGGCGCCAAGTTCCGGTTCTGA
- a CDS encoding zinc-dependent alcohol dehydrogenase family protein produces MAKVVRVHELGEPEKLVFEDIEIGAPGPGEVRIRVEAVGLNRSEAMFRAGRYPTKPKLPTLIGYEACGIVEALGEGVTGFKVGQRVSALPMYRLGQYGVWGEQAIVPARCLLPAPPGLSPAEAAAVWMQYMTAFAIIEVGQAGIGDFVIIPAASSSVGLAAIQLANWAGAVSIAATRTSAKADELKALGAQHVVATQEVDLVEEVMRITDGKGARLVFDPVQGPYVQTLTSAMAERGILFIYGGLSEQPTPYPHWNMAFKGLSMRGWVASEIWNHPARYKAAQERILLGLKLGHLKPVIARTFPFDEIVEANRFLESNQQIGKIVVTM; encoded by the coding sequence ATGGCGAAGGTCGTTCGCGTGCATGAACTGGGCGAGCCCGAAAAGCTGGTCTTCGAAGATATCGAGATCGGGGCCCCGGGGCCCGGCGAGGTGCGCATCCGGGTGGAAGCCGTCGGCCTCAACCGATCGGAAGCCATGTTCCGCGCCGGCCGCTATCCGACGAAACCGAAGCTGCCGACGCTGATCGGATATGAGGCCTGCGGCATCGTCGAGGCACTGGGCGAGGGCGTCACCGGGTTCAAGGTGGGGCAGCGGGTCAGCGCGCTGCCCATGTATCGGCTCGGCCAATATGGGGTCTGGGGCGAGCAGGCCATCGTGCCCGCGCGCTGCCTCCTTCCTGCCCCCCCGGGCCTCTCCCCGGCCGAGGCGGCAGCAGTGTGGATGCAGTATATGACAGCCTTCGCGATCATCGAAGTGGGCCAGGCCGGCATCGGTGATTTCGTTATCATTCCCGCTGCCTCCAGCAGTGTTGGCCTTGCGGCGATCCAGCTCGCCAACTGGGCGGGCGCCGTGTCCATCGCCGCGACGCGGACCAGCGCCAAGGCGGATGAACTGAAGGCGCTGGGCGCGCAACATGTCGTCGCCACGCAGGAAGTCGATCTGGTCGAGGAAGTGATGAGGATCACGGACGGCAAGGGCGCGCGCCTCGTCTTCGATCCGGTGCAGGGCCCCTATGTGCAGACGCTCACCAGCGCGATGGCTGAGCGCGGCATCCTGTTCATCTATGGCGGCCTCTCGGAACAGCCCACGCCCTATCCGCACTGGAACATGGCCTTCAAGGGCCTCTCCATGCGCGGCTGGGTCGCCTCGGAAATCTGGAACCATCCCGCGCGCTACAAGGCGGCGCAGGAGCGCATCCTGCTCGGGCTGAAGCTCGGCCATCTCAAGCCGGTGATCGCGCGGACCTTCCCTTTCGACGAAATCGTCGAAGCCAACCGCTTCCTCGAATCCAACCAGCAGATCGGCAAGATCGTCGTCACGATGTGA
- a CDS encoding alpha/beta hydrolase, with the protein MTDPEPPGHIPVSIRARDIAPPLTISPAARQALSEGAAMAMPGWPAPDDMAGWRQRIGASDALWEDMAAPILASAAATVESVSVGGVPCHDCLPERGAAPDGPVYLYIHGGAFVFGGGAYAKALGARNAAALGCRTLSVDYRIPPDHPFPAAPEDCVAVYRALIETIDPARIVIGGGSAGGNLAAVATLMIRDRGLPLPAGTVLLTPEVDLTEAGDSFRTNEDLDVVLKRGLPECNALYAGGHDLADPYLSPLFADFTRGFPPTLVQSGTRDLFLSNSVLIHRKLRQAGIDAELHVWEAMPHGGFGRGEAPENEEINVEVAHFIRRVTAG; encoded by the coding sequence ATGACCGATCCCGAACCGCCGGGCCATATCCCCGTCAGCATCCGCGCGCGTGACATCGCGCCGCCTCTGACGATCAGCCCCGCCGCGCGTCAGGCGCTCTCGGAAGGCGCGGCGATGGCCATGCCCGGCTGGCCCGCGCCCGACGACATGGCAGGCTGGCGCCAGCGGATCGGCGCGAGCGACGCCCTGTGGGAAGACATGGCCGCGCCGATCCTCGCGAGCGCCGCAGCCACGGTGGAGTCCGTCTCGGTCGGCGGCGTTCCCTGCCATGACTGCCTGCCCGAGCGCGGCGCCGCGCCGGACGGGCCGGTCTATCTCTACATCCATGGCGGCGCATTCGTCTTCGGCGGGGGCGCCTATGCAAAGGCGCTTGGCGCACGCAACGCCGCTGCGCTTGGCTGCCGCACACTATCGGTGGACTACCGGATACCCCCGGACCATCCTTTCCCGGCGGCACCGGAGGATTGCGTAGCGGTCTACCGGGCTCTGATCGAAACGATCGACCCGGCGCGTATCGTCATCGGCGGCGGCTCGGCGGGCGGCAACCTGGCAGCCGTAGCGACGCTGATGATCCGTGATCGCGGCCTGCCGCTCCCCGCCGGCACGGTCCTGCTCACGCCTGAGGTCGATCTGACCGAAGCGGGCGACAGCTTCCGCACCAACGAGGACCTCGACGTGGTGCTCAAGCGAGGCCTGCCGGAATGCAACGCGCTCTATGCCGGTGGGCATGATCTGGCCGATCCCTATCTCTCGCCTCTCTTCGCCGATTTCACGCGCGGTTTTCCCCCCACGCTGGTGCAGAGCGGGACGCGTGACCTCTTCCTCTCCAACTCGGTGCTGATTCATCGCAAGCTGCGGCAGGCCGGGATCGATGCAGAGCTGCATGTCTGGGAAGCCATGCCCCATGGCGGCTTCGGTCGGGGCGAGGCGCCGGAGAATGAGGAGATCAATGTCGAGGTGGCGCATTTCATCCGTCGTGTGACGGCGGGCTGA
- a CDS encoding amidohydrolase family protein, which translates to MDYPLISCDDHLDLNQLPTDLWTSRLPAHLKDRGPHVEMIDGRAVWMCEGKNLGSWSGVASGFSGPKPIFTALDRGGIVDQTERRPAVAELRLADMDRDGVYAHVIFGPVTSLNFEDTELRDACYRAYNEWLKEFCAAAPDRLIGVPMLPPEPEAAVSALEHIIALGGFRQANLQIAMAQPRLEDTRWEPLWEMLEKSGIILSFHVTVFASVSRAFDKYKGSPGATFLHVKMFIEQFLDPFVDLFAWGILERHPGLKIVIAESGIGWLPWVIEELDYRHWRLWEAEEFWADRGGIPHKMKPSELFKRQVYGTFQQSPTAVALAKFYGEDKLLWATDYPHPDSIWPNSRKILAEFTEGADPAFVRKIAFENAAKLYGLDLPAQVDAIAAE; encoded by the coding sequence GTGGACTACCCCCTGATCAGTTGTGACGATCATCTCGATCTCAACCAGCTTCCGACCGACCTGTGGACCAGCCGGCTTCCCGCGCATCTCAAGGATCGTGGCCCGCATGTCGAAATGATCGACGGACGCGCCGTCTGGATGTGCGAAGGCAAGAATCTCGGCTCCTGGTCGGGCGTGGCGAGCGGTTTTTCCGGTCCCAAGCCCATTTTCACCGCGCTGGATCGCGGCGGCATCGTCGATCAGACGGAACGGCGCCCGGCGGTCGCGGAGCTGCGCCTCGCGGACATGGACCGCGACGGTGTCTATGCCCATGTCATCTTCGGCCCGGTCACGTCGCTGAACTTCGAGGACACCGAGCTGCGCGACGCCTGCTACCGGGCCTATAATGAGTGGCTCAAGGAATTTTGCGCCGCCGCGCCGGATCGTCTGATCGGCGTGCCCATGTTGCCGCCGGAGCCGGAAGCGGCTGTTTCCGCACTGGAGCATATCATCGCGCTGGGCGGTTTCCGGCAAGCCAACCTGCAGATCGCGATGGCGCAGCCGCGCCTGGAGGACACGCGCTGGGAGCCCTTGTGGGAGATGCTGGAGAAGAGCGGCATCATCCTCTCCTTCCACGTCACGGTGTTCGCGAGCGTCAGCCGCGCCTTCGACAAGTACAAGGGCAGCCCCGGCGCCACATTCCTGCACGTGAAGATGTTCATCGAACAGTTCCTCGATCCGTTCGTGGATCTCTTCGCCTGGGGCATTCTCGAGCGGCATCCGGGGCTCAAGATCGTGATCGCGGAGAGCGGCATCGGCTGGCTGCCCTGGGTGATCGAGGAGCTGGACTATCGCCACTGGCGGCTCTGGGAAGCCGAGGAGTTCTGGGCGGATCGCGGCGGCATCCCGCACAAGATGAAACCATCGGAGCTGTTCAAGCGGCAGGTCTACGGCACCTTCCAGCAAAGCCCCACCGCTGTGGCGCTTGCCAAATTCTATGGCGAGGACAAACTGCTCTGGGCCACGGATTATCCGCACCCGGACAGCATCTGGCCGAACAGCCGCAAGATCCTGGCCGAGTTCACGGAAGGCGCGGATCCCGCTTTTGTGCGCAAGATCGCCTTCGAGAATGCGGCCAAGCTCTATGGCCTTGACCTGCCTGCGCAAGTGGACGCCATCGCGGCCGAATAA
- a CDS encoding SDR family NAD(P)-dependent oxidoreductase, protein MQDLEGKVAFVTGGGSGVALGQAKVLAEEAQMKVVIADIRQDHLDEAMGYFSQKNVAVHPVRLDLTDRAAYAAAVDEAEQVFGPVDLLCNTAGVSQFGPIEKATFDDWDWQMDVNVNGVINGVMTVMPRMIERGQGGHILITASMSAFVALPTTGIYCTTKYAVRGLAESLRVEMPKYNIGVSLLCPGGVNTNIHRSVEARPEKYGNTGYYGRDETVFAGLKRVIEHGFDPVDLGRVVLDAVRNDRFWVLPYPEFAEGQKARDQEVIDAMMSYADHPDYARRMKIREQMKRDMPGSD, encoded by the coding sequence GTGCAGGATCTGGAAGGGAAAGTCGCGTTCGTCACCGGTGGGGGATCGGGGGTGGCGCTCGGCCAGGCCAAGGTGCTTGCCGAGGAAGCGCAGATGAAGGTGGTGATCGCCGACATCCGGCAGGATCATCTCGACGAGGCGATGGGCTACTTCAGCCAGAAGAATGTCGCCGTCCACCCTGTCCGCCTCGACCTCACGGATCGCGCCGCCTATGCGGCCGCCGTTGACGAGGCCGAGCAGGTGTTCGGCCCCGTCGACCTGCTGTGCAACACCGCCGGGGTCAGCCAGTTCGGCCCCATTGAGAAAGCCACCTTCGACGACTGGGACTGGCAGATGGACGTCAACGTGAATGGCGTCATCAACGGTGTGATGACGGTCATGCCGCGCATGATCGAGCGGGGGCAGGGCGGTCACATCCTCATCACCGCGTCGATGTCCGCCTTTGTGGCGCTGCCCACGACGGGAATCTACTGCACGACCAAATATGCCGTGCGCGGCCTTGCCGAATCGCTCCGGGTGGAAATGCCGAAATATAACATCGGCGTCTCATTGCTTTGCCCCGGCGGCGTGAACACCAACATCCACCGGTCGGTCGAAGCCCGGCCGGAGAAATATGGCAATACGGGCTATTATGGCCGCGACGAAACCGTATTCGCCGGGCTCAAGCGCGTGATCGAGCATGGCTTCGACCCGGTCGATCTCGGCCGCGTGGTGCTCGATGCCGTGCGCAACGACCGGTTCTGGGTGTTGCCTTATCCCGAGTTCGCCGAGGGACAGAAAGCGCGCGATCAGGAAGTCATCGACGCCATGATGTCCTATGCGGATCATCCGGACTATGCGCGCCGCATGAAAATCCGCGAGCAGATGAAGCGGGACATGCCGGGTAGCGATTGA
- a CDS encoding sulfite exporter TauE/SafE family protein produces MTGALIIIASFATAFLSGVFGMAGGLLLMGVLAFLLPISAAFVTHGILQLVANGWRAVLHRRYIVWPVMRTYALGVFAAAALVAAVGFAPSRPLLFLLLGLVPLTVWLPRRWISFDAAKPPHAFLAGFTVSGLNLSAGVAGPMMDIFFVRTGLGRHQIVATKATGQVFSHLGKIIVFGAPLIGAGESAMPPLWVFAIAIPLSMAGTVLGGRLLDRISDGNFKRYTAWIVTGIGGLYLVKAGLEWS; encoded by the coding sequence ATGACGGGCGCGCTCATCATCATTGCATCCTTCGCCACGGCGTTCCTGTCCGGCGTCTTCGGCATGGCCGGCGGGCTGCTGCTGATGGGCGTTCTCGCCTTCCTGCTGCCTATCTCGGCCGCGTTCGTGACGCATGGCATCCTGCAGCTCGTGGCCAATGGCTGGCGCGCGGTACTGCATCGCCGCTACATCGTCTGGCCGGTCATGAGGACTTATGCGCTTGGTGTTTTTGCTGCAGCTGCGCTGGTCGCCGCGGTCGGTTTCGCGCCATCGCGGCCACTGCTGTTCCTGCTCCTAGGGCTGGTGCCGCTCACGGTCTGGCTGCCGCGCCGGTGGATCAGCTTCGATGCGGCAAAACCGCCCCACGCCTTCCTTGCCGGCTTCACGGTCTCCGGGCTCAACCTGAGCGCCGGCGTGGCCGGTCCGATGATGGACATCTTTTTCGTTCGCACAGGGCTCGGCCGGCACCAGATCGTCGCCACCAAGGCGACAGGCCAGGTATTCAGCCATCTCGGTAAGATCATTGTGTTCGGCGCGCCGCTGATTGGCGCGGGAGAAAGCGCGATGCCGCCGCTCTGGGTGTTCGCGATCGCCATCCCTCTGTCGATGGCCGGCACCGTGCTGGGCGGCCGCCTTCTGGATCGGATCAGCGATGGTAATTTCAAACGCTATACCGCGTGG
- a CDS encoding SDR family NAD(P)-dependent oxidoreductase — protein MLDVSGKTAFITGGASGMGWGMAKAFGEAGMKVIIADIRQDALDQAMEGFSKTNLAVHSILLDVTSREGWARAADEAEERFGNIHVLALNAGVGTGGSMLTATYKDWDFNMSVNVGGVVNGLVTMLPRMLAHGEEGQLVVTSSTGGFSAVGGAGLYCAAKYCVAGMFESLATDLRGTALGASVFFPGPVQTQLGISTQATRPEHLRNEAPPPPPASVGAQQDKRPAPGFDPSLFMTSEEVGQRVLRGIRRRDLFIMTHPEFTKGIEARNNALLRAIPVEAPNEARANLVAQFGTLMYNPIYDGQQPLDEPL, from the coding sequence ATGTTGGACGTAAGCGGCAAGACCGCCTTCATCACCGGCGGTGCCAGCGGCATGGGCTGGGGCATGGCCAAGGCCTTTGGCGAGGCGGGCATGAAGGTGATCATCGCCGACATTCGCCAGGACGCGCTCGATCAGGCCATGGAAGGCTTCTCGAAGACCAATCTTGCCGTTCACTCCATCCTGCTCGACGTGACCAGCCGCGAAGGCTGGGCCAGGGCGGCGGATGAAGCCGAAGAGCGGTTCGGTAATATCCACGTCCTCGCTCTCAATGCGGGGGTGGGCACCGGCGGATCAATGCTGACGGCCACCTACAAGGACTGGGATTTCAACATGAGCGTCAATGTGGGGGGCGTCGTCAACGGCCTCGTCACCATGCTGCCGCGCATGCTGGCCCATGGCGAGGAAGGCCAGCTCGTCGTCACCTCCTCCACCGGAGGCTTCTCCGCGGTGGGCGGCGCCGGGCTCTACTGCGCCGCCAAATATTGCGTGGCGGGCATGTTCGAGAGTCTGGCGACGGACCTGCGCGGCACCGCGCTTGGCGCCTCCGTCTTCTTCCCCGGCCCGGTGCAGACCCAGCTCGGCATCTCGACGCAGGCGACCCGGCCCGAGCATCTGCGCAACGAAGCGCCGCCGCCGCCGCCCGCCAGCGTGGGCGCGCAGCAGGACAAGCGCCCCGCGCCGGGCTTCGACCCGAGCCTGTTCATGACCAGCGAGGAAGTGGGCCAGCGCGTGCTGCGCGGCATCCGCCGACGCGACCTCTTCATCATGACCCATCCGGAATTCACGAAAGGCATCGAGGCGCGCAACAACGCACTGCTGCGGGCCATTCCGGTCGAAGCGCCCAACGAGGCGCGGGCCAATCTGGTCGCCCAGTTCGGCACCCTCATGTACAACCCGATCTACGATGGGCAGCAGCCGCTCGACGAGCCGCTCTGA
- a CDS encoding TetR/AcrR family transcriptional regulator C-terminal domain-containing protein, with product MTGGKAVLDRFAVGVDKDAIIAAALALQAKHGLAGCTLAAVAERLRVDETQVSRHFADRADLLTAMAREIARGVRATPPAQGWRAQLVQRASAGRQLMLSRRDGALLFAHMPTLFPPGGTGFDCVPALCEAGFSPADARAAVALVDRFTVGFAVAEQAAPASAETSASFESQLDIVLSGLASARPDGLVAQRDDRLRRFQSSLWVFLRDARESANISFARTVHINELDRRILLLLQAQGDMTLAAISLSTGVDKAQVSRAIKRMTEISLLARGGIRSPIRLSASGRQLAERLLRQAELRNRELTFGITDEQIVTLFGVLDTLLTRAVALFEKERKLVASNQRQEPVDFQDLVAEGLPDENGIAVDRSRILPPFITLCSYMLRGGALAHKRRTGLSNFESWVIAEICRNPPISWPQLVLALYRDQSQAGRTVNHLVESGLVERTGKPGRRHGFFAPTEEGRRISDIIRDTAARRSEFLFQGIPPPQLDSFMDAFDILSRNAEVQLAREKAIQEMDRD from the coding sequence ATGACGGGCGGAAAGGCCGTGCTGGACCGCTTTGCGGTGGGGGTCGACAAGGACGCGATCATCGCGGCTGCGCTGGCGCTGCAGGCGAAACATGGGCTGGCGGGCTGCACGCTCGCTGCAGTCGCGGAACGGCTGCGCGTCGACGAGACGCAGGTGAGCCGGCATTTCGCTGATCGCGCGGACCTGCTGACGGCCATGGCGCGCGAGATTGCCCGCGGCGTCCGCGCCACGCCGCCCGCGCAGGGCTGGCGAGCGCAGCTCGTCCAGCGCGCCAGTGCCGGGCGCCAGCTGATGCTTTCCCGGCGGGACGGCGCATTGCTGTTCGCGCACATGCCCACTCTCTTCCCGCCCGGAGGAACAGGCTTCGACTGTGTGCCGGCCCTCTGCGAAGCGGGCTTTTCTCCGGCCGATGCACGCGCCGCCGTGGCGCTCGTCGATCGGTTCACGGTCGGTTTCGCGGTGGCCGAGCAGGCCGCGCCGGCCAGTGCGGAGACGTCGGCAAGCTTCGAGAGCCAGCTTGACATTGTCCTGTCCGGACTTGCCTCCGCCCGCCCCGACGGCCTGGTGGCGCAGCGGGACGACCGGCTGCGTCGATTCCAGTCAAGCCTCTGGGTGTTCCTGCGCGATGCGCGGGAAAGCGCCAACATCTCCTTTGCGCGCACTGTCCACATCAACGAACTGGACCGCCGCATCCTGCTGCTGCTTCAGGCACAGGGCGACATGACGCTTGCCGCGATTTCCCTGTCCACGGGGGTCGACAAGGCGCAGGTGAGCCGCGCGATCAAGCGCATGACGGAGATTTCGCTGCTCGCCCGCGGCGGCATCCGCAGCCCGATCCGCCTGAGTGCGAGCGGCCGACAGCTTGCGGAGCGCTTGCTGCGGCAGGCGGAGCTGCGCAATCGGGAGCTGACGTTCGGTATCACGGACGAGCAGATCGTCACGCTGTTCGGCGTGCTGGACACGCTGCTGACCCGCGCCGTCGCGCTGTTCGAGAAGGAGCGCAAGCTCGTCGCGTCCAACCAGCGGCAGGAACCGGTCGATTTCCAGGATCTGGTCGCGGAGGGCCTGCCGGACGAGAACGGGATTGCCGTGGATCGCTCGCGCATCCTTCCGCCGTTCATCACCCTGTGTTCGTACATGCTGCGTGGCGGGGCGCTTGCTCACAAGCGGCGCACCGGGCTTTCCAACTTCGAGAGCTGGGTCATTGCCGAGATCTGTCGCAATCCGCCGATCAGCTGGCCGCAGCTGGTGCTGGCCCTCTATCGCGACCAGAGCCAGGCAGGGCGAACAGTCAATCATCTGGTGGAGAGCGGCCTTGTCGAGCGCACCGGCAAGCCGGGGCGGCGCCATGGCTTCTTCGCGCCGACCGAGGAGGGCCGGCGGATCAGCGACATCATTCGCGACACCGCCGCGCGGCGCAGCGAATTCCTCTTCCAGGGCATCCCGCCCCCGCAGCTCGACAGCTTCATGGATGCGTTCGACATCCTTTCGCGCAATGCCGAAGTGCAGCTCGCCCGGGAAAAGGCGATCCAGGAAATGGACCGGGACTGA